Proteins from a single region of Leptospira brenneri:
- a CDS encoding pentapeptide repeat-containing protein — MKDEIQKVIQLVKDGKITDAQGAELIAELSQSIMSDETKPKPWSFRSMAEQFGKFSNDVEGLYASDLKENNLSMSRVQIPKGERFQFKNNTIRMSSMEQVVLHDTDFISNAVNKSNLSGFKIQRGSFQNGEISASNLEQLQVEDGQFDDVEISSSNLKKVSITSSNVTNCLFTAASIKELSINDGSDVTSSKFEGAQCSHIEISASKLKGMEIQASRIQSLTLNDVTTDQFIIRLTRMEKSTFENCMFSDVLINTGEGWKKTGFEQVKFENVKLNKALFGECDLRRVTIKNVDLSEVRIMNKRISDVIIDGNAQFREVFGMIASSAASV, encoded by the coding sequence ACTTATTGCCGAGTTGTCACAGTCTATAATGTCTGATGAAACTAAACCGAAACCTTGGAGTTTTCGATCGATGGCGGAACAGTTTGGAAAATTTTCCAATGATGTAGAAGGATTGTATGCGAGTGATCTGAAAGAAAATAATCTTTCGATGTCCAGAGTGCAAATCCCCAAAGGGGAACGTTTTCAATTCAAAAATAATACGATCCGAATGTCTTCTATGGAACAGGTTGTTTTACATGACACGGATTTTATTTCCAATGCAGTAAACAAAAGTAATCTCAGTGGATTCAAAATCCAGCGAGGTTCTTTTCAGAATGGTGAAATATCCGCAAGCAACCTTGAACAACTGCAAGTGGAAGATGGACAATTTGATGACGTGGAGATCAGTAGTTCTAACCTGAAAAAGGTATCGATAACGTCTTCCAATGTTACAAATTGTCTTTTTACAGCTGCATCTATCAAGGAACTCTCCATCAATGATGGATCAGATGTTACTTCTTCTAAATTTGAAGGGGCACAGTGCAGTCACATAGAAATTTCCGCATCGAAATTAAAGGGAATGGAAATACAAGCGTCGAGAATTCAAAGTCTCACCTTGAATGACGTTACGACGGATCAGTTTATTATTCGTTTGACGCGAATGGAAAAATCAACTTTTGAAAATTGTATGTTCAGCGATGTGTTGATAAACACAGGAGAGGGTTGGAAAAAGACAGGTTTCGAACAAGTAAAATTCGAAAATGTAAAACTGAACAAAGCTCTATTCGGTGAATGTGATCTAAGAAGGGTGACTATCAAAAATGTTGACCTTTCGGAAGTACGAATCATGAACAAACGTATCTCCGATGTTATCATTGATGGGAATGCACAGTTTCGCGAAGTATTTGGAATGATCGCGTCATCTGCTGCGTCTGTTTAA